From the genome of Methanobrevibacter smithii ATCC 35061, one region includes:
- the rpl12p gene encoding 50S ribosomal protein P1 — translation MEYIYAAMILHSADKDINEENVKSIIEAAGIEADDARIKALIAALEDVDIDEAMETTAMAAAPAAAAPAAAEAAVEEEEEEEEEEEEAEEAAAAGLGALFG, via the coding sequence ATGGAATATATATATGCGGCAATGATTTTGCACAGTGCAGATAAAGATATTAACGAAGAAAATGTTAAAAGTATTATAGAGGCAGCAGGAATTGAAGCTGATGATGCTAGAATTAAAGCATTAATCGCAGCTTTAGAAGATGTTGACATTGATGAAGCAATGGAAACTACTGCTATGGCAGCAGCTCCTGCAGCAGCAGCTCCAGCAGCAGCTGAAGCAGCTGTAGAAGAAGAGGAAGAAGAAGAGGAAGAGGAAGAAGAAGCTGAAGAAGCAGCAGCAGCTGGTTTAGGAGCTTTATTCGGATAG
- a CDS encoding 50S ribosomal protein L10: MAHVAEWKKEEVNELKSLIDKYDVIGIVDLLNIPAKQLQEMRKSLHNKAVIRMSKKNLIDLALEDCNASKNNIVDLSEHMEGQVAVIATEMNPFKLYKILEDSKTSAPAKPGAIATDDIVIPEGDTGFEPGPFLGELQQVGIPAKIDKGKIVVSKETVLVEAGEEVSAAVASTLSRMDINPMEVGIDLRAVYEEEAIYTSEVLAIDEEQTLADVQNAFRNAFNLSVNAAIPTEETISTIITLAYTRAINVGVDAAIMTSETSEPIIGLAQAKMLALASEVSGTEGALDDELAEKLSNVAVAAAPVVEETVEEEEEEEEEEDAEEEAAAGLGALFG; the protein is encoded by the coding sequence ATGGCTCATGTTGCTGAATGGAAAAAAGAAGAAGTTAATGAGCTTAAATCTTTAATTGATAAATATGATGTTATCGGGATTGTAGATTTATTAAACATTCCTGCAAAACAGCTTCAAGAAATGAGGAAATCTCTTCATAACAAAGCTGTCATCAGAATGTCAAAAAAGAATCTTATTGATTTAGCTCTCGAAGATTGTAATGCTAGTAAAAACAACATTGTTGATTTATCAGAGCATATGGAAGGTCAAGTTGCAGTTATTGCAACTGAAATGAATCCTTTCAAATTGTATAAAATATTAGAAGACAGTAAAACTTCAGCTCCTGCTAAACCAGGTGCTATTGCTACTGATGATATTGTTATACCTGAAGGAGACACAGGTTTTGAACCAGGTCCATTCCTCGGTGAATTACAACAAGTTGGAATTCCAGCTAAAATTGATAAAGGTAAAATTGTTGTTTCTAAAGAAACCGTTCTTGTAGAAGCAGGTGAAGAAGTATCTGCTGCTGTTGCAAGTACTTTATCAAGAATGGATATTAATCCTATGGAAGTTGGGATCGATTTAAGAGCAGTATACGAAGAAGAAGCAATTTATACTTCTGAAGTACTCGCAATCGACGAAGAACAAACTTTAGCAGATGTTCAAAATGCATTCAGAAATGCATTCAACTTGTCTGTTAATGCAGCTATTCCTACAGAGGAAACTATTTCCACAATCATTACTCTTGCTTATACCAGAGCAATCAATGTTGGTGTTGATGCAGCAATAATGACTTCTGAAACCTCAGAGCCAATAATTGGTCTCGCACAAGCTAAAATGTTAGCTTTAGCATCCGAAGTATCAGGTACTGAAGGAGCTTTAGATGATGAATTAGCTGAAAAACTTTCTAACGTAGCAGTTGCAGCAGCTCCTGTTGTTGAAGAAACTGTTGAGGAAGAAGAGGAAGAAGAAGAGGAAGAAGATGCAGAAGAAGAAGCAGCAGCTGGGTTAGGGGCTCTCTTCGGTTAA
- a CDS encoding 50S ribosomal protein L1 codes for MNTYLFMGDNMTQEVLEAVKEAKEQSKPRNFTQSVDMIVNIRDLDVKKPENRFNEEVTLPNGRGKEVKIGVIADGELIVQAKDAGVALVINKADLEELGKDRKAAKKAANSVDFFIAQADMMPLVGRFLGPILGPRNKMPKPVPASIKLDPLLERLQSTVKVGIKQQPAIQIIVGSQDMSDEDLAENIETVLTVLDRHLDKGRNQIKSMFIKTTMGPIVRVI; via the coding sequence ATGAACACTTATTTGTTCATGGGGGATAATATGACACAAGAAGTATTAGAAGCGGTGAAGGAGGCAAAAGAACAATCAAAGCCGAGAAACTTCACACAGTCTGTGGATATGATTGTTAATATTCGCGACTTAGATGTCAAAAAACCAGAAAATAGGTTTAATGAGGAAGTTACTCTTCCTAACGGCCGTGGCAAAGAAGTTAAAATCGGAGTCATAGCTGATGGGGAACTTATTGTTCAAGCTAAAGATGCTGGTGTCGCTCTTGTGATTAATAAAGCGGATTTAGAAGAGTTAGGAAAAGACAGAAAAGCAGCTAAAAAAGCAGCAAACTCTGTTGATTTCTTTATAGCTCAAGCTGATATGATGCCACTTGTTGGTAGATTTTTAGGTCCAATTCTTGGTCCTCGTAATAAAATGCCAAAACCAGTGCCAGCTAGTATCAAATTAGATCCACTTTTAGAAAGATTACAAAGCACAGTTAAAGTTGGTATCAAACAACAACCTGCTATTCAGATTATTGTTGGAAGCCAAGATATGTCAGATGAAGATTTAGCTGAAAATATTGAAACTGTTCTTACAGTCTTAGACCGCCATTTAGATAAAGGAAGAAATCAAATTAAATCCATGTTTATTAAAACAACTATGGGTCCAATAGTGAGGGTGATCTAA
- a CDS encoding 50S ribosomal protein L11, with protein MAKDTVEILIEGGSATPGPPLGPALGPFGINMMQVVEEINNKSADFAGMKVPVKVSIDRDTKEFEIEIGTPPTTSLIMEELGIEKASHEPGADIVADLPIDKALKIARMKFDSLLANDYKAGVKEVMGTCVSMGLSVDGKDPREAQKDVDAGKYDDVLVE; from the coding sequence ATGGCTAAAGATACAGTTGAAATTCTTATCGAAGGCGGAAGCGCAACTCCTGGACCTCCATTAGGTCCAGCATTAGGACCTTTCGGTATTAACATGATGCAAGTAGTTGAAGAAATTAATAATAAAAGTGCAGACTTTGCAGGAATGAAAGTACCTGTTAAAGTTAGCATTGATAGAGATACTAAAGAATTTGAAATTGAAATTGGTACTCCTCCAACTACTTCTCTCATTATGGAAGAACTCGGCATTGAAAAAGCTTCTCATGAGCCAGGTGCAGATATTGTAGCTGATTTACCTATTGACAAAGCTTTAAAAATAGCTAGGATGAAATTTGATTCATTATTAGCTAATGATTACAAAGCAGGTGTCAAAGAGGTAATGGGAACCTGTGTAAGTATGGGACTTTCTGTTGATGGTAAAGACCCAAGAGAAGCACAAAAAGATGTTGATGCTGGAAAATACGATGATGTTTTAGTTGAATAA
- a CDS encoding transcription elongation factor Spt5 produces MEDANSSIYALKTSAGQERNVARLLAHKAISVEGIGISAILVPESLKGYILVESSTKIDLRNPDLKVPHLRGVVEGKHGITFEEAKRFLKPEPIISSIQKGSVVELISGPFKGERAKVVRIDESREEVVLELIEAAVPIPVTVKADQIRIIQKEAD; encoded by the coding sequence ATGGAAGATGCTAATAGTTCCATATATGCTCTTAAAACCTCTGCAGGTCAGGAAAGAAATGTTGCTAGACTTTTAGCTCATAAAGCTATCAGTGTTGAAGGCATAGGTATTTCTGCAATTCTTGTCCCAGAATCTTTAAAAGGATATATATTAGTAGAATCTTCAACAAAAATAGATTTAAGGAATCCGGATCTTAAAGTGCCTCATTTAAGAGGTGTTGTAGAAGGTAAACATGGAATTACTTTTGAAGAAGCTAAAAGATTCTTGAAACCTGAACCTATCATTTCCTCTATCCAAAAAGGAAGTGTTGTTGAACTTATTTCTGGTCCGTTTAAAGGAGAAAGAGCAAAAGTGGTTCGTATTGATGAATCACGTGAAGAAGTAGTTCTAGAGTTAATAGAAGCAGCAGTACCTATTCCGGTTACTGTAAAAGCTGATCAAATTAGAATTATTCAAAAGGAGGCTGACTGA
- a CDS encoding protein translocase SEC61 complex subunit gamma, protein MNVQERFDKTIKDCKRVLKVSRKPDKQEYLEFSKIVAIGIAIIGVVGFIIVLIGELIGL, encoded by the coding sequence ATGAATGTTCAAGAACGTTTTGATAAAACTATTAAAGATTGTAAAAGGGTATTGAAAGTATCAAGAAAACCGGACAAACAGGAATATTTGGAATTTTCAAAAATTGTAGCAATTGGAATTGCTATTATTGGTGTTGTTGGGTTTATAATTGTATTAATCGGTGAATTAATAGGATTATAA
- the ftsZ gene encoding cell division protein FtsZ yields MKFIDDAIKESEERMEEKAPKKISSDIDNDLIKLFKQNKTNIFVVGAGGAGNNTISRLNEIGIEGATTITVNTDAQDLFYSQSSKKILLGKQTCGGLGAGGDPSVGEECAEETEDELRDELEGADMVFVTCGLGGGTGTGSAPIIAKLAKKAGALTVAVATMPFSAEGIRRRENAENGLEKLKSAADTVIIIPNDKLLEVAPNLPLNKAFMVSDEILGRAVKGITELITKSGLVSLDFADIKSIMGSSGMAMIGMGESDSGDRALESVHEALSSPLLDIDISNATGALINIAGSSDMTLHESEKIVQVVADKLDPEANIIWGAQIDESLENTIRTTIVVSGISESKDSNSITDDDFEDSQETTSNEDQLDDFIDGIF; encoded by the coding sequence GTGAAATTTATAGATGATGCAATCAAAGAATCCGAAGAAAGAATGGAAGAGAAAGCACCTAAAAAAATTTCCTCAGATATTGATAATGATTTAATAAAATTATTTAAACAAAATAAAACTAATATTTTTGTTGTTGGTGCTGGGGGAGCAGGTAATAATACTATTTCTAGGTTAAATGAAATAGGAATCGAAGGAGCTACAACAATTACTGTAAACACTGATGCTCAAGATTTATTTTATAGCCAGTCTAGTAAAAAAATCCTCTTAGGAAAACAAACATGCGGCGGATTAGGTGCTGGTGGAGATCCTTCTGTTGGTGAAGAATGTGCTGAAGAAACAGAAGATGAACTTAGAGATGAACTTGAAGGTGCAGACATGGTATTTGTAACCTGCGGACTTGGTGGAGGAACAGGTACTGGTTCAGCACCAATCATTGCTAAATTAGCTAAAAAAGCAGGTGCATTAACTGTTGCTGTAGCTACTATGCCTTTCTCAGCTGAAGGTATTAGAAGAAGGGAAAATGCAGAAAATGGTTTGGAAAAACTTAAATCAGCAGCTGATACTGTAATTATTATTCCAAATGATAAATTATTGGAAGTAGCACCAAACCTTCCTTTAAACAAAGCATTCATGGTTTCTGATGAAATCTTAGGTAGGGCAGTTAAAGGTATTACTGAACTGATTACTAAAAGTGGTCTTGTAAGTTTGGACTTTGCTGATATTAAAAGTATTATGGGCAGTTCCGGTATGGCTATGATTGGTATGGGAGAATCTGATTCTGGCGACAGGGCATTAGAATCTGTCCATGAAGCATTAAGCAGCCCATTATTAGATATTGATATTTCCAATGCTACTGGTGCTTTAATTAATATTGCAGGTAGTTCTGACATGACTTTACATGAATCAGAAAAAATCGTGCAAGTTGTTGCTGATAAATTAGATCCTGAAGCTAACATTATTTGGGGTGCTCAAATTGATGAAAGCTTGGAGAATACTATTAGAACAACTATTGTTGTTTCAGGTATTTCTGAATCTAAAGACAGTAATTCTATAACTGATGATGATTTTGAAGATTCTCAAGAAACTACTTCTAATGAAGATCAATTAGATGATTTCATTGATGGAATATTCTAA
- the mtrH gene encoding tetrahydromethanopterin S-methyltransferase subunit H, producing the protein MFKFDKEQTVFDFGGVKMGGQPGEYPTVLCGTIFYGGHNIVNDELTGDFDKEKADKLLTDMIEMSDVTGNPCIAQVFGQTEEAIVKYLEFVGDNYELPFLIDSTSGDARVAGARYADEVGLTQRAIYNSINMSAEKSELEALKETDIDSSIILGFNPMNSTVQGKIAMWEDGDDGSYEKGLLEVAEDCGITKFMMDTAVTPLGQGAGIAGSATFAEKSKWGYPVGSGIHNIPSAWDWLRDYKNESGNKTAFTVCDIGANILQVMVGGDFVLFGPIDNATICFPAIAQTDMFIAEAAAELDTESIESHPINNLL; encoded by the coding sequence ATGTTTAAATTTGATAAAGAACAAACCGTATTTGATTTTGGTGGAGTAAAAATGGGTGGACAGCCAGGAGAATATCCTACAGTTTTGTGTGGTACTATCTTTTACGGCGGACACAACATCGTTAATGATGAATTAACCGGAGATTTCGACAAAGAAAAAGCAGACAAACTCCTTACTGACATGATTGAAATGTCTGATGTAACAGGGAATCCTTGTATTGCTCAAGTTTTCGGACAAACTGAAGAAGCTATTGTAAAATATCTTGAATTTGTTGGAGACAACTATGAACTTCCATTTCTTATAGACTCCACTTCCGGAGATGCTAGAGTAGCCGGTGCAAGATATGCTGATGAAGTCGGTTTAACTCAAAGAGCTATCTACAATTCAATCAACATGTCTGCAGAAAAATCCGAACTTGAAGCACTTAAAGAAACTGACATTGACTCTTCCATTATCTTAGGATTCAATCCAATGAACAGTACTGTTCAGGGAAAAATAGCTATGTGGGAAGACGGAGACGACGGATCTTACGAAAAAGGTTTACTTGAAGTAGCTGAAGACTGCGGAATTACCAAATTTATGATGGATACTGCTGTAACTCCATTAGGACAGGGTGCAGGTATTGCAGGCAGTGCCACTTTTGCAGAAAAATCCAAATGGGGATATCCTGTAGGATCAGGTATTCACAACATCCCGTCTGCTTGGGACTGGTTAAGAGATTACAAAAACGAAAGCGGAAACAAAACCGCATTTACTGTTTGTGATATCGGTGCAAACATTCTTCAGGTAATGGTCGGAGGAGACTTTGTTTTATTTGGACCTATCGATAATGCAACAATCTGTTTCCCAGCTATTGCACAAACTGATATGTTTATCGCAGAAGCAGCTGCAGAACTTGATACTGAATCTATCGAATCACACCCAATAAATAATCTATTATAA
- a CDS encoding pyruvate kinase alpha/beta domain-containing protein: MSLVKQRLDESDEIRYILIASASGASALKLADAIEGDAQIINVSHHAGFSGPNEVDISDEMIDKLEEKGVDTFIGSHAFSGVGRGITNKLGGINPPDIIADTLRMFSHGVKVACEISIMAADAGLIPVDEEIIAIGGRAQGVDTAVVLTPANMTNVFDLNIHEIIAMPRQ, encoded by the coding sequence ATTTCTCTTGTTAAACAAAGATTGGATGAATCTGATGAGATTAGATATATTCTTATTGCTTCAGCATCAGGCGCATCAGCTTTGAAATTAGCAGATGCTATTGAAGGGGATGCACAAATAATTAATGTAAGTCATCATGCCGGATTCAGCGGACCAAATGAAGTGGATATCTCCGATGAAATGATTGACAAACTTGAAGAAAAAGGTGTTGACACTTTTATAGGGTCTCATGCATTTAGTGGGGTCGGTCGCGGAATCACTAATAAATTAGGAGGTATAAATCCTCCGGATATCATAGCAGATACTCTTCGTATGTTTTCACATGGGGTAAAAGTAGCTTGTGAAATCTCCATTATGGCTGCTGATGCGGGTTTAATTCCTGTTGATGAAGAAATCATAGCTATTGGTGGCCGTGCACAGGGTGTTGACACTGCAGTTGTTTTAACTCCTGCCAACATGACTAATGTTTTTGATTTGAATATTCATGAAATTATAGCTATGCCTCGCCAATAG
- a CDS encoding ISNCY-like element ISM1 family transposase produces MTKQNKSALNSNIDFIQLKLYDFFDEKIDQEKIISKRLNKTPNFENTNHKLFLDENNTFKYDNPICPVCGSHKIIKKGTIKKNKQNTNGKTTEFKEQQYQCKKCGKKFGIYNNPLIGENKQFLQEIMDKIPGIMKIGYQSLRKISKYFEIFLGIRISHQTIKNWSDKNHEESISNEKFEYSGYYLYDEQFLRLNGTRHYRLTLFDAILNIPVTERIVRRRIPKNTKKFILESTENKPFICLTTDLFPMYRNVADEIEVKHQLCIFHLFQTINHKLKVYCRRNKINGKQRDHIYENAQELKNCFRQNSKKEAIEQFKQYLQKYTAIPVVLKDFIRKHIINHFHRYVEYLDDENIEKTSNKVENYYRQTNPEKIKKIYKTKNGILTFLDYQMQNWTEKHIKIK; encoded by the coding sequence ATGACCAAACAAAACAAATCTGCCCTCAATAGTAATATAGACTTCATACAACTTAAACTTTATGATTTTTTTGATGAAAAAATTGATCAAGAAAAAATTATTTCAAAAAGATTGAATAAAACACCTAATTTTGAAAATACTAATCATAAACTATTTTTAGATGAAAATAATACTTTTAAATATGATAATCCCATTTGTCCAGTTTGTGGAAGCCACAAAATAATCAAAAAAGGCACAATAAAGAAAAACAAACAAAATACTAATGGAAAAACAACAGAATTCAAAGAACAGCAATATCAATGCAAAAAATGTGGAAAAAAATTCGGAATATACAATAATCCATTAATTGGTGAAAATAAACAATTTTTACAAGAAATAATGGATAAAATTCCAGGAATAATGAAAATAGGGTACCAATCACTTCGTAAAATAAGTAAATACTTTGAAATATTCCTTGGAATCAGAATATCTCATCAAACAATCAAGAACTGGTCTGACAAAAATCACGAAGAAAGCATCAGCAATGAAAAATTTGAATATTCTGGCTATTATTTATATGATGAGCAATTTTTAAGACTTAATGGAACTAGACACTACAGATTAACTTTATTTGATGCAATACTCAATATTCCAGTCACAGAACGAATAGTACGTCGCAGAATACCAAAAAACACGAAAAAATTTATCTTAGAATCAACAGAAAATAAACCATTCATTTGCCTAACAACCGATTTATTCCCAATGTATCGTAATGTAGCAGATGAAATAGAAGTAAAACATCAATTGTGCATATTTCATCTGTTTCAAACAATAAACCATAAATTAAAAGTATATTGTAGAAGAAACAAGATTAATGGAAAACAAAGAGACCATATTTACGAAAATGCACAAGAATTAAAAAACTGTTTCAGACAAAACTCAAAAAAAGAAGCAATAGAACAATTTAAACAATATTTACAAAAATATACGGCCATACCAGTTGTTTTAAAAGATTTCATAAGAAAACATATCATAAATCACTTCCACAGATACGTAGAATATCTTGATGATGAAAATATAGAAAAAACATCAAATAAAGTCGAAAATTACTACAGACAAACCAATCCTGAAAAAATAAAGAAAATATACAAAACCAAAAATGGAATCCTGA